In Hydrogenispora ethanolica, the following are encoded in one genomic region:
- a CDS encoding methyl-accepting chemotaxis protein has product MKWFNDLPIRFKIVISTGILLILAFGAVGLVSYRAALDAMEQSTSSLMMNTAKNSAHLATREIETLMAKVEGLAVRQEIRSMNWPVQLAVLRAEMQRIGCYRMGVLDLDGNARYTSGEPKNLAERPFFQKARQGITNISEPLTSKNDQKTVVVIASPIRDQAGQVRGVLFATFDWFGVGQLIKNIEVAGGQGYAFILDQNGTTIAHPRTELVVRQDNSFANVKKDPRLKELVALEQRMVKGESGVGGYPYQGSARLMAYAPLPGIGWSLAITAPKAVLFKGAYDLGRNFLLISLTALVLVLGSIFWITRTYVSRPIARLLQAAKQLAAGDIRVNVAASSGDEIGDLMHAFDEMTANIREQAQVAGRIAAGDLDVAIRARSDADILSHSLSRMAESLRNLIAEADRLTHSAISGDLRARGDQARFEGAYAAIIAGFNQTLDAVIQPLQMTAGYISQIGRGEIPAKITDNYPGDFRQIKESINACIDGLGALVESNAVLQRMALNDFTLDLEGDYPGVYGEITHAIHEVRECLLTIQRVTNALARGDFHALPLLKEAGKRSENDQLLPAFVAMMESVQGLIHESLRLSEAAVAGKLEARGDAAQFAGDYGRVIAGFNQTLDAIVAPLQDAMKVLQKMGVNDFSLEMDREQYQGMLRQFAAEINAVRDRLLSLQDIAVRVAGGDTSRLAEFREIGKRSEHDQLLPAFTAMMQSIQNLIDEVNRLSGAALAGDLTVRGDAGRFAGGYQKIVTGFNQTLDAVLAPIAEASGVLQQIAEGNLDTGVTGAYQGDHARIARAVNHTLSSFNQVLLELDRAAAQVAIGAEHISDSSQVLSQAATEQASTVQEITASMTEIAAQTRQNAVNAGQANQLSGAAQEQAALGNDRMQQMLAAMAEIAAASTDISKIIKVIDEIAFQTNILALNAAVEAARAGQHGKGFAVVAEEVRNLAARSATAAKETTALIEGSVRKVAAGTAIANETAEALTRIVEGVSQTAVLVGEIAAASNEQATGIAQVNQGLHQVAQVTQTHTATTEQSAAASEELASQAERLKGMLLRFKLKGNSVPAGDSALADPARDGAGETIRPSRRPVAAAGGDQPLPNPLDFGKY; this is encoded by the coding sequence ATGAAATGGTTCAATGATTTACCCATCCGATTCAAGATCGTCATCAGTACCGGCATCCTGCTGATACTCGCTTTCGGAGCCGTCGGCCTGGTCTCGTACCGGGCGGCGCTGGACGCCATGGAGCAGAGCACCAGCTCATTGATGATGAATACCGCCAAGAACAGCGCGCACTTGGCGACCAGGGAGATCGAGACGCTGATGGCCAAGGTGGAAGGCCTGGCGGTCCGGCAAGAGATCCGCTCCATGAATTGGCCGGTCCAGTTGGCGGTGCTCCGCGCCGAGATGCAGCGGATCGGCTGCTACCGCATGGGTGTGCTCGACCTGGACGGCAACGCCCGCTATACCAGCGGCGAACCGAAGAATTTGGCGGAACGCCCCTTCTTTCAAAAGGCGCGCCAGGGGATCACCAATATCAGCGAACCCTTGACCAGCAAGAACGATCAAAAGACGGTCGTCGTGATCGCCAGCCCCATCCGCGATCAGGCCGGCCAGGTCCGCGGGGTGCTCTTCGCCACTTTTGACTGGTTTGGGGTGGGCCAGCTGATCAAGAATATCGAGGTGGCCGGCGGCCAAGGCTATGCCTTCATACTGGACCAAAACGGCACGACCATCGCCCATCCCCGGACCGAACTGGTGGTCCGGCAGGATAACAGTTTCGCAAACGTGAAGAAAGACCCCCGGCTCAAGGAGCTGGTGGCCCTGGAACAGCGCATGGTGAAGGGCGAGTCCGGGGTCGGCGGCTATCCCTATCAGGGTTCCGCCAGGCTGATGGCCTACGCCCCGCTCCCCGGGATCGGCTGGTCGCTGGCGATCACCGCGCCCAAGGCGGTCCTTTTCAAAGGAGCCTATGACCTCGGGCGGAACTTTTTGCTGATCTCGCTGACCGCGCTGGTCCTGGTGCTCGGAAGCATCTTTTGGATCACCCGGACCTATGTCAGCCGGCCCATTGCCCGGCTGTTACAGGCCGCCAAGCAACTGGCGGCGGGCGATATCCGGGTGAACGTGGCGGCCTCCTCCGGGGACGAGATCGGCGACCTGATGCACGCCTTCGACGAGATGACCGCCAACATCCGGGAACAAGCCCAGGTTGCGGGGCGGATCGCCGCTGGCGATCTGGATGTCGCCATCCGGGCCCGTTCCGACGCGGATATCCTGTCCCACAGCCTGAGCCGGATGGCCGAGTCGCTGCGCAACCTGATCGCCGAGGCCGACCGGCTGACCCATTCGGCCATCTCCGGCGATCTGCGGGCCCGGGGCGACCAAGCCCGCTTTGAAGGCGCCTACGCCGCGATCATCGCCGGGTTTAACCAAACCCTGGACGCGGTGATCCAGCCCTTGCAGATGACGGCCGGATATATCAGCCAAATCGGCCGGGGCGAGATTCCGGCCAAGATTACCGACAACTATCCCGGCGACTTCCGGCAGATCAAAGAAAGCATCAACGCCTGCATCGACGGCTTGGGCGCCCTGGTCGAAAGCAACGCGGTGCTGCAGCGGATGGCGTTGAACGACTTCACGCTGGACTTGGAAGGGGATTACCCCGGCGTCTACGGCGAGATTACTCACGCCATCCATGAGGTCCGCGAATGCCTGCTGACGATTCAAAGGGTCACCAACGCTCTGGCTCGGGGCGATTTCCACGCCTTGCCCCTACTGAAAGAGGCCGGGAAGCGCAGCGAAAATGATCAACTGCTGCCGGCGTTCGTGGCGATGATGGAAAGCGTGCAAGGACTGATCCACGAGTCGTTGCGCCTGTCCGAGGCGGCGGTCGCCGGAAAGCTGGAGGCGCGCGGCGACGCGGCGCAATTTGCCGGCGACTACGGCCGGGTGATCGCGGGTTTTAACCAAACCCTGGATGCAATCGTCGCTCCTTTGCAAGACGCCATGAAGGTGCTCCAGAAGATGGGCGTCAACGATTTCTCGCTGGAGATGGATCGGGAGCAGTACCAGGGAATGCTGCGCCAGTTTGCGGCGGAGATCAATGCTGTCCGCGACCGGCTGCTCAGTTTGCAGGATATCGCCGTCCGGGTGGCCGGCGGCGACACCTCCCGCCTGGCGGAGTTCCGGGAGATCGGCAAACGCTCCGAACATGATCAGCTGCTGCCCGCTTTCACCGCCATGATGCAGAGCATTCAGAACCTGATCGACGAGGTGAACCGGCTGTCCGGCGCCGCACTGGCCGGCGACTTGACGGTCCGCGGCGATGCCGGACGTTTCGCCGGCGGCTACCAAAAGATCGTAACCGGATTCAACCAGACGCTGGATGCCGTTCTGGCGCCCATCGCCGAGGCCTCCGGCGTCTTGCAGCAGATCGCCGAGGGAAACCTGGATACCGGGGTGACCGGAGCCTATCAGGGGGATCATGCCCGGATCGCCCGGGCCGTGAACCACACCCTGTCCTCCTTCAACCAGGTGCTGCTGGAGTTGGATCGCGCCGCGGCGCAAGTGGCCATCGGCGCCGAACACATCTCCGACTCCAGCCAGGTTCTCTCCCAGGCCGCCACCGAACAGGCCAGCACCGTCCAGGAGATTACCGCCTCGATGACCGAGATCGCCGCCCAAACCCGTCAAAATGCCGTCAACGCCGGCCAGGCCAACCAGCTTTCGGGGGCCGCCCAAGAGCAGGCCGCCCTGGGCAACGACCGGATGCAGCAGATGCTGGCGGCGATGGCGGAGATCGCCGCGGCCTCCACCGACATCTCCAAGATCATCAAGGTCATCGATGAGATCGCTTTTCAAACCAACATCCTGGCCCTGAACGCGGCAGTCGAGGCGGCCCGCGCCGGCCAGCACGGCAAGGGTTTCGCGGTGGTGGCCGAGGAAGTCCGCAACTTGGCGGCGCGCAGCGCCACCGCTGCCAAAGAGACCACCGCGCTGATCGAGGGCTCCGTCCGGAAGGTGGCGGCGGGAACCGCAATCGCCAATGAGACGGCGGAGGCCCTGACCCGCATCGTCGAGGGGGTCTCCCAGACCGCCGTCCTGGTCGGAGAGATCGCCGCGGCCTCCAACGAACAGGCCACCGGCATCGCCCAGGTCAATCAGGGCCTCCATCAAGTAGCCCAGGTCACCCAGACCCATACCGCCACCACCGAGCAGAGCGCGGCGGCCAGCGAGGAGCTGGCGAGCCAGGCCGAGCGGCTGAAAGGCATGCTCCTGCGGTTCAAACTCAAAGGCAATTCCGTTCCGGCCGGGGATTCGGCTCTGGCGGACCCGGCGCGGGACGGAGCCGGTGAAACCATCCGCCCGAGCCGGCGGCCAGTCGCGGCGGCCGGCGGGGATCAGCCCCTTCCGAATCCGCTGGACTTCGGGAAGTACTGA
- a CDS encoding sugar phosphate isomerase/epimerase family protein — protein sequence MQLSITISTPGSKFAPIVLQGEYAAEIEHAARLGFAAVELHIRDPKAIDRAAIREALRRTGLAVSTIGTGQAYVDERLCFSDPDPGIRAMAVQRIRDQIDFAAQLGTKVIIGTIKGNLPADPGQTAATRERIVACLSECASYAAQSGVTLTLEAINRYESNFLNSAADTVAFIQSIGSPALGLHLDTFHMNIEESDIAAAIKTSAPYLAHIHFADSNRWPPGMGHLDFGRIVASLKEAGYQGFMGVECLPRPAAESAARQSLEHIGKIMADLQ from the coding sequence ATGCAATTGAGCATTACCATTTCCACTCCGGGATCGAAGTTCGCCCCGATTGTGCTGCAAGGAGAGTATGCGGCCGAGATTGAGCACGCCGCCCGCCTGGGATTTGCCGCGGTGGAGTTGCATATCCGCGATCCCAAGGCCATCGACCGCGCCGCGATCCGGGAGGCATTGCGCCGGACCGGGCTGGCCGTCTCGACCATTGGCACCGGACAGGCGTATGTCGATGAACGGCTCTGTTTCTCCGACCCCGATCCGGGAATCCGCGCCATGGCGGTGCAACGGATCCGGGATCAGATCGATTTTGCGGCCCAACTGGGAACCAAGGTCATTATCGGCACCATCAAAGGCAACCTGCCGGCCGACCCCGGCCAGACCGCGGCCACCCGGGAACGGATCGTCGCCTGCCTGAGCGAGTGCGCATCCTATGCGGCCCAATCCGGCGTGACGCTGACCCTGGAGGCGATTAACCGCTATGAAAGCAATTTTCTGAATTCAGCCGCCGATACCGTGGCTTTCATCCAGAGCATCGGCTCGCCTGCCCTGGGGCTGCACCTGGATACGTTTCATATGAATATCGAGGAGTCCGACATCGCGGCGGCGATCAAAACCTCCGCGCCGTATTTGGCGCATATTCATTTCGCCGACAGCAACCGCTGGCCGCCGGGAATGGGCCACTTGGATTTCGGGCGGATCGTGGCGAGCCTGAAGGAAGCGGGCTATCAGGGCTTCATGGGCGTGGAGTGCCTGCCGCGGCCGGCGGCGGAGAGCGCCGCCCGCCAGAGCCTGGAACATATCGGAAAGATTATGGCCGATCTCCAATAA
- a CDS encoding carbohydrate ABC transporter permease gives MLLSPKAKKVWFTRSVYFMLFLVGIFILFPVAWMASTALKTEQEALAIPPTLLPKVATVFGFEYMWQMKPFLKYFMNSLLTAGPTALISTLFGGLAAYSVSRFRFAYRKPFMTIVLCTQMIPGVLLVGPYFKVLNQFGLFDTHFGLTLGYTAVALPFCTWMLKGYFDSVPRELDEAALVDGCTKIGALFVVILPLSVPGMVATGIFAFLLAWGDLLWALCLTSSETVTTVTLGIANSVGEYRVVWPALMAAALIACVPSVVFYSFLQKYIVGGMTKGGVKG, from the coding sequence ATGTTGTTATCACCCAAGGCCAAAAAAGTCTGGTTCACCCGTTCAGTCTATTTCATGCTGTTTTTAGTGGGCATCTTCATTTTGTTCCCGGTCGCCTGGATGGCGTCGACCGCGCTCAAGACCGAGCAGGAGGCGCTGGCCATTCCCCCGACCTTGCTGCCGAAAGTGGCCACGGTTTTCGGGTTTGAGTATATGTGGCAGATGAAGCCGTTCTTGAAATACTTCATGAATAGCCTGTTGACCGCCGGGCCGACCGCGCTGATTTCCACCCTCTTCGGCGGGCTGGCGGCGTACTCGGTCTCCCGGTTCCGGTTCGCCTATCGCAAGCCGTTCATGACCATCGTGTTGTGCACCCAGATGATTCCCGGCGTATTGCTGGTCGGCCCGTATTTCAAAGTCTTGAATCAATTCGGCCTCTTTGATACCCATTTCGGGCTGACCCTGGGCTATACCGCGGTGGCCCTGCCCTTCTGCACCTGGATGCTGAAAGGCTATTTCGACAGCGTGCCTCGGGAACTCGACGAAGCGGCCCTGGTGGACGGTTGCACCAAGATCGGGGCGCTCTTTGTAGTGATTCTGCCCTTATCGGTGCCGGGGATGGTGGCCACCGGAATTTTCGCCTTCCTGCTGGCCTGGGGCGACTTGCTCTGGGCGTTGTGCCTGACCTCTTCGGAGACGGTGACCACGGTGACCCTGGGCATCGCCAACAGCGTCGGCGAGTACCGGGTGGTTTGGCCGGCCTTGATGGCCGCGGCCCTGATCGCCTGCGTTCCCTCGGTGGTCTTCTACTCCTTCCTGCAGAAGTATATCGTCGGCGGAATGACCAAGGGAGGCGTCAAGGGATGA
- a CDS encoding carbohydrate ABC transporter permease — translation MRSPMSDKMLALLLVLPASLVLFFVLLFPIVSTLTLSFGITFDKYDFTFHHYTRLFSDPEFWNSLKNTLTFVPLSVLGDFVLGLAVALLLNQTIRGKGFFRVLTILPWMIPSVVTAATWRWMYNPVSGIINAVLMQLGFIHEPILWLSTPSTAMFSIIVANIWRGFPYVMLVLLAGLQTIPHDIYEAGAIDGVNVWQRFYYLTLPNLKKSIAVVLALVTVWEFRQIDLVMTMTGGGPGTLTDVLVTTIYKQYFQFFQFEYASAIAIVMSVFMLVVSIPYIKGILAD, via the coding sequence ATGAGATCACCGATGAGTGACAAAATGTTGGCTTTGCTGCTGGTGCTGCCCGCATCGCTGGTGCTCTTTTTCGTCCTGTTGTTTCCGATCGTGTCCACTTTGACGCTGAGCTTCGGCATCACCTTTGACAAGTACGACTTCACCTTTCATCACTATACCCGCTTGTTTTCCGACCCGGAGTTTTGGAACAGCTTGAAAAACACGTTAACCTTTGTACCCCTGTCGGTGCTGGGCGATTTCGTTCTGGGGCTGGCGGTGGCGCTGCTGTTGAATCAGACGATTCGCGGCAAAGGCTTTTTCCGGGTGCTGACCATCCTGCCCTGGATGATTCCCAGCGTCGTCACGGCGGCCACGTGGCGCTGGATGTACAATCCGGTCTCGGGGATCATCAATGCAGTCTTGATGCAGCTGGGCTTCATTCATGAACCCATTTTATGGCTGAGCACTCCCTCCACCGCGATGTTCAGCATCATCGTGGCCAATATTTGGCGCGGCTTCCCCTATGTGATGCTGGTGCTGCTGGCGGGGCTGCAGACGATACCCCACGATATTTACGAGGCGGGCGCCATCGACGGGGTCAATGTCTGGCAACGCTTCTACTATCTGACCCTGCCCAACCTGAAGAAGAGTATCGCCGTGGTATTGGCCCTGGTGACAGTGTGGGAGTTCCGCCAGATCGATCTGGTGATGACCATGACGGGGGGCGGACCCGGGACACTCACCGACGTGCTGGTTACCACGATCTATAAACAGTATTTTCAGTTCTTCCAGTTCGAGTACGCTTCGGCGATCGCCATTGTGATGAGCGTCTTTATGCTGGTGGTTAGCATCCCGTATATCAAAGGGATCCTGGCGGATTAG